From one Rhipicephalus microplus isolate Deutch F79 unplaced genomic scaffold, USDA_Rmic scaffold_23, whole genome shotgun sequence genomic stretch:
- the LOC142786391 gene encoding uncharacterized protein LOC142786391, giving the protein MRFGNKSLARDVVTPRATSDLFSGSGRRTAPESTHCISPGPFSGQGPESGLYDRATDNDLADRACLLSGPLLVFVRVAILAAVIIVLAVRHLSQRGGDDAQEPTMCNSRGCAAMAALLADSTNLSRDPCTDFTAYVCSGRWQNSGEPSQPAVSRYLLPNPTYGYNGNTKNV; this is encoded by the exons ATGAGGTTCGGGAACAAAAGTCTTGCGCGTGATGTCGTCACCCCAAGAGCGACGTCGGATCTTTTCAGCGGCAGCGGCCGAAGGACGGCTCCAGAATCGACGCACTGTATTTCGCCAGGGCCGTTCAGCGGGCAGGGGCCCGAG AGCGGCCTGTACGACCGCGCCACGGACAACGACCTGGCCGACAGGGCGTGCCTTCTGAGCGGTCCCCTTCTGGTGTTCGTGCGAGTGGCAATACTGGCCGCGGTGATTATTGTGCTGGCTGTGCGCCACCTGAGCCAACGAGGAGGCGACGACGCACAAGAGCCGACGATGTGCAACAGTCGCGGCTGCGCTGCTATGGCAGCCTTGCTCGCAGACAGTACGAACCTGAGCCGGGATCCGTGCACAGATTTCACCGCCTACGTCTGCTCAGGCCGGTGGCAAAACAGCGGAGAACCTTCACAGCCCGCGGTCAGTCGGTACTTGTTGCCCAACCCAACATACGGTTACAATGGGAACACCAAAAACGTGTAA